The following coding sequences lie in one Caproicibacterium argilliputei genomic window:
- a CDS encoding carbohydrate ABC transporter permease codes for MKIHTKDAGNAVVPKIQPQQKHGLWENMKCSRACYVMMAPYFILFFLFTVLPVAASMVLSLCYFNVLQPPSFVGLRNYTQLFLEDNIFTIAVKNTLLFAIITGPVSYFACFFFAWIINDFGPKLRSFLTVVFYAPSLCGNAYFVWLLIFSGDRYGYANSLLLHLGLITSEINWFKDSQYIMPLLIIIQLWLSLGTGFLVFIAGLQTVDKTLYEAGAIDGIRNRWQELWHITLPAMKPQLLLGAVLQITQSFAVSDISINLCGNPSVNYAGATMVTHLIDYGSIRFEMGYASAIATLLFLIMVLSNKLVNRLLRRVAD; via the coding sequence TTGAAGATACATACAAAAGACGCCGGAAACGCCGTTGTTCCCAAAATTCAGCCGCAGCAAAAGCACGGCCTGTGGGAAAACATGAAGTGCAGCCGTGCCTGCTATGTCATGATGGCGCCTTACTTTATTCTGTTTTTTCTGTTTACGGTTCTGCCGGTGGCGGCGTCCATGGTTCTGAGCCTTTGCTATTTCAATGTGCTGCAACCGCCGTCGTTTGTGGGGTTGCGCAACTACACCCAGCTGTTTTTGGAGGATAACATCTTTACCATTGCCGTCAAGAACACGCTGCTGTTTGCCATTATCACCGGGCCGGTCAGCTATTTTGCCTGCTTTTTCTTCGCATGGATCATTAACGACTTCGGGCCGAAGCTGCGTTCATTTCTGACCGTTGTGTTTTATGCGCCCTCCCTGTGCGGCAACGCGTACTTCGTCTGGCTGCTGATTTTCAGCGGCGACCGTTACGGCTATGCCAACTCGCTGTTGCTGCACCTGGGGCTGATTACCAGTGAAATCAATTGGTTCAAGGATTCGCAGTACATCATGCCGCTGCTGATCATCATTCAGCTCTGGCTGAGCCTTGGCACCGGTTTTCTGGTTTTCATCGCCGGCCTGCAAACGGTGGATAAAACCCTGTACGAGGCGGGCGCCATCGACGGCATCCGCAACCGCTGGCAAGAGCTGTGGCACATTACGCTGCCTGCCATGAAGCCGCAGCTGCTGCTGGGCGCGGTACTGCAGATTACACAGTCCTTTGCGGTTTCCGATATTTCTATTAACCTCTGCGGCAACCCCAGTGTCAACTATGCGGGCGCAACCATGGTGACGCATTTGATTGACTACGGTTCCATCCGGTTTGAAATGGGGTACGCGTCTGCGATTGCCACGCTGCTGTTTTTGATTATGGTTCTATCCAACAAATTGGTGAACCGTCTGTTAAGGAGGGTGGCAGACTGA
- a CDS encoding carbohydrate ABC transporter permease: MKSKQINGNPKRRRIKVHRVNRSAGGNFAMFLFLAVMGLFMAFPLIMIVNNAFKPLDEYFKMPPDVFVRHPTIENFETLGTEMSDSWVPFSRYIINTLIIVVCGVVGHVLFSSLAAYPLAKHRFPGSNVLFKMVVLSLMFSPVVTSVPNYIIISKLGINNTYLAVILPALSSGLGLFIMKQFMEQIPDSILESARLDGASEYMIFWKVVMPNVKPAWLTLGLLQFQGLWGVSGAGFLRSEELKPLSYALNQIAQGGIARQGTAGAIGLIMISIPIIIFLITQSNVIETMSTSGMKD; the protein is encoded by the coding sequence ATGAAAAGCAAACAAATCAACGGAAATCCAAAGCGCAGGCGGATTAAGGTGCACCGTGTCAACCGCTCTGCCGGCGGCAACTTTGCAATGTTCCTTTTTCTGGCGGTCATGGGGCTGTTTATGGCGTTTCCACTCATCATGATTGTCAACAATGCCTTTAAACCGCTGGATGAATACTTCAAAATGCCGCCAGATGTGTTTGTGCGGCATCCAACCATTGAAAACTTCGAAACGCTCGGTACGGAAATGTCTGACTCCTGGGTGCCATTTAGCCGGTACATCATCAACACATTGATAATTGTGGTGTGCGGTGTGGTGGGGCACGTACTGTTTTCTTCCCTGGCGGCTTATCCGCTGGCGAAGCACCGCTTTCCGGGTTCCAATGTGCTGTTTAAGATGGTAGTGCTCTCCCTGATGTTTTCTCCGGTGGTCACCTCCGTACCCAATTACATCATCATCTCCAAGTTGGGCATCAACAATACATATCTGGCGGTGATTCTTCCGGCGCTTTCTTCCGGACTGGGGCTGTTCATTATGAAGCAGTTTATGGAGCAGATTCCCGATTCCATTCTGGAGTCTGCCAGACTGGATGGCGCGTCGGAGTACATGATTTTCTGGAAAGTCGTCATGCCAAATGTCAAGCCGGCGTGGCTGACGCTGGGGCTCTTGCAGTTTCAGGGGCTGTGGGGCGTTTCCGGCGCCGGGTTCCTGCGCAGCGAGGAACTGAAACCTTTGAGCTACGCGCTCAACCAGATTGCCCAGGGCGGCATTGCCCGCCAGGGCACAGCGGGCGCCATTGGCCTGATTATGATTAGTATTCCGATTATCATTTTCCTGATTACGCAGAGCAATGTCATTGAAACGATGTCCACATCGGGAATGAAAGATTAG